A section of the Larus michahellis chromosome 1, bLarMic1.1, whole genome shotgun sequence genome encodes:
- the ZBED4 gene encoding zinc finger BED domain-containing protein 4, whose product MDKSKAGSPRMDGNFVLGKINNLKVEQEEDGINCTLERMDIKTEQDDFKHADSSDEQEDKEKNFITNNPGKYLSTENEDDYGSLFSQYSSTLYDVAMEAVTQSLLSSRNISSRKKSPAWNHFFISPRDSTKAICMYCMKEFSRGKNEKDLSTSCLMRHVRRAHPTVLIQENGSMPGISSFSSPTLLLPPQSADVGDLSSMLSPIKLVKKMASKIPSPDRIIEESVSIVSSEEIPDLSVSEKCSKEEVMVGSSPQLPNNQYDDTVENVAEKTVVIPKSTSGSRRRSAVWKHFYLSPLDNSKAVCIHCMNEFSRGKNGKDLGTSCLIRHMWRAHRSIVLQENGGGTSIPPLYTAPPTLLPSLLPSDSDLNSMSSSPGKLMKESTSVSSSPDRISEEIHTNLSSGDALVEDSMLSSSDDIGEVSFVSSPEKQCEGLGPLIFEPTAVFQQNKRIMKRLKSEVWHHFSLSPADSLKAVCRYCSCMISRGKKGDVGTSCLMRHLYRRHPDVIGNQKSFLDVSLANSPYATLASAECSSSKLTDLPTMATHDNQIIFPVNSKKTSKLWNHFSICSADSTKVICMHCGRTISRGKKPTNLGTSCLLRHLQRFHNNVLKTDVSETVLSSSTDNHMPLSTELLGSSNFDETNDKFCDSHPVAKKITSLVAEMIALDLQPYSFVDNIGFNRLLEYLQPQYSLPSPSYFSRTAIPDMYDNVKQIIISHLKEAESGVIHFTSGIWMSNQTREYLTLTAHWVTFESSFRPQCEDYHCSALLNVSQIDCDYNGISIQKQLEYWWETWITSIGLQIGITVTDNQSIEKTLNEGDHSSVQCFSHTVNVIVNEAIKSQRMVQNLLSIARKICERVHRSAKAKEKLAELQKEYELPQHQLIQDVPSKWNTSFHMLERLIEQKRAIDEMSIECSFRELISCDQWEVMQSVCHALKPFEAASREMSTHMSTLSQVIPMIHILNRKIEMLFEETMGIDTMLKSLKEAMVSRLSSTLHDPRYIFATLLDPRYKTSLFTEEEAEQYKQDLIRELEIMSSTSDDDKPVSNGCDIGSPSTNSYGEDNLWSLMGDMKKTKDLKERAKLPEEMVLSYLEEEVLEHNCDPLTYWNFKKSSWPVLSKLAVRFLGCPPSIVPSERLFNTSNESNNFSQSRLMIEHFEKLIFLKVNLPLIYFQY is encoded by the coding sequence ATGGACAAGAGCAAAGCAGGTTCCCCCAGAATGGATGGTAATTTTGTGTTGGGTAAAATCAATAATTTAAAAGTAGAGCAAGAGGAAGACGGCATTAACTGTACTCTAGAAAGAATGGATATAAAGACAGAACAAGATGATTTCAAACATGCGGACAGCAGTGATGAACaggaagataaagaaaagaactttATTACCAACAACCCTGGCAAATATTTAtctacagaaaatgaagatgatTATGGATCTCTCTTTTCTCAGTATAGTAGTACGCTGTATGATGTAGCAATGGAAGCTGTGACACAAAGCCTCCTTTCTAGCAGAAACATAAGCTCCAGAAAAAAGTCACCTGCTTGGAACCATTTTTTTATATCTCCTAGAGATAGCACTAAAGCAATATGTATGTACTGTATGAAAGAATTTAGCAGGGGTAAAAATGAAAAGGACCTGAGTACAAGTTGTCTCATGAGACATGTGAGGAGAGCCCATCCCACTGTACTAATTCAAGAAAATGGAAGTATGCCAGGTATATCCTCCTTTTCTTCACCTACGTTGTTGCTGCCACCTCAGTCCGCAGATGTTGGAGATCTGAGTTCTATGTTGTCCCCCATAAAACTGGTCAAGAAAATGGCTTCTAAAATACCATCTCCAGATCGAATAATTGAGGAATCTgtttctattgtttcttctgaagaaataCCAGATCTCTCAGTTTCTGAAAAGTGTAGCAAAGAAGAAGTCATGGTTGGGTCATCTCCGCAGCTACCCAACAACCAGTATGATGACACTGTGGAGAATGTAGCAGAAAAAACTGTTGTTATTCCAAAGAGCACATCGGGTTCCAGAAGGAGATCTGCTGTCTGGAAACACTTTTATTTGTCGCCTCTAGATAATTCTAAAGCTGTTTGCATCCACTGCATGAATGaattcagtagaggaaaaaacGGAAAAGACCTGGGAACGAGTTGTTTAATAAGACATATGTGGAGAGCCCATCGTTCCATTGTCCTGCAAGAGAATGGGGGTGGTACCAGTATACCACCTCTCTACACCGCACCTCCAACTCTGTTGCCTTCTTTACTACCCTCAGATAGCGATCTGAATTCTATGTCATCCTCTCCTGGAAAACTAATGAAAGAATCAACTTCTGTTTCTTCGTCTCCAGACAGAATCTCCGAGGAGATCCATACTAATCTCTCTTCAGGAGATGCTCTAGTGGAAGACTCAATGCTGTCATCTTCTGATGATATAGGTGAAGTCTCCTTTGTTTCATCTCCAGAGAAACAGTGTGAGGGATTAGGTCCACTAATATTTGAACCTACtgctgtatttcagcaaaataaaaggatTATGAAGAGGCTTAAATCAGAAGTTTGGCATCACTTTTCACTGTCACCTGCAGACAGTCTAAAAGCAGTATGTAGATACTGCAGTTGTATGATAAGTCGTGGTAAGAAAGGAGATGTGGGCACAAGCTGCTTGATGAGACATCTGTATAGACGCCACCCCGATGTAATTGGAAACCAAAAGAGCTTTCTTGATGTGAGTTTGGCAAATTCTCCTTACGCCACTTTGGCTTCTGCAGAATGTTCATCCTCAAAGTTGACTGACTTGCCTACAATGGCTACACATGATAATCAAATTATATTTCCTGTTAACAGTAAGAAGACCTCAAAACTGTGGAATCACTTTTCAATTTGTTCTGCAGATTCAACAAAAGTAATATGTATGCACTGTGGACGTACAATAAGTAGGGGGAAAAAGCCAACGAATCTAGGCACAAGTTGCCTTCTAAGACATTTGCAGCGGTTTCATAACAATGTCTTGAAAACTGATGTCTCAGAGACAGTATTATCCTCCTCTACGGATAATCACATGCCACTGAGCACAGAATTACTAGGATCTTCAAATTTTGATGAAACCAATGACAAGTTTTGTGACTCTCACCCAGTTGccaaaaaaatcacaagtctTGTAGCCGAAATGATTGCACTTGACCTTCAGCCATATTCTTTTGTAGACAACATTGGCTTTAACAGGCTGCTTGAATACTTGCAACCTCAGTATTCTTTACCTTCCCCGTCTTACTTTTCTAGGACAGCAATTCCAGATATGTATGataatgtaaaacaaataattatttcacaTCTTAAAGAAGCTGAAAGTGGAGTGATACATTTTACGTCTGGAATATGGATGAGCAACCAAACACGAGAATATCTAACCCTCACAGCTCATTGGGTAACATTTGAGTCTTCATTCCGACCGCAGTGTGAGGATTACCATTGTTCAGCACTATTAAATGTGTCACAGATCGATTGTGACTACAATGGAATCAGTATCCAAAAGCAGTTAGAGTATTGGTGGGAAACTTGGATTACTTCCATTGGCCTTCAGATCGGAATTACTGTTACTGATAATCAGAGTATAGAGAAAACTTTAAATGAAGGTGATCATTCAAGTGTACAATGTTTTAGTCACACTGTTAATGTCATTGTAAATGAGGCTATTAAAAGCCAGAGGATGGTTCAGAATTTGCTTAGTATTGCAAGAAAGATCTGTGAACGCGTCCATCGgtcagcaaaagcaaaagagaagtTAGCTGAGTTGCAAAAAGAGTATGAGTTGCCTCAGCATCAGCTAATACAAGATGTTCCATCAAAGTGGAATACATCGTTTCATATGCTTGAACGTCTTATCGAACAGAAAAGAGCAATTGATGAAATGTCAATAGAGTGCAGCTTTCGGGAGCTAATAAGTTGCGACCAGTGGGAAGTGATGCAGTCGGTGTGTCACGCTCTCAAACCTTTTGAAGCTGCAAGTAGGGAGATGAGTACACACATGTCTACTCTAAGCCAAGTGATTCCAATGATTCATATACTTAACAGGAAAATAGAAATGCTATTTGAGGAAACAATGGGCATAGATACTATGCTGAAATCTTTGAAAGAAGCTATGGTGAGTAGATTGTCCTCCACGCTTCATGATCCAAGGTACATTTTTGCTACGCTTCTGGATCCCAGGTATAAAACATCCTTATTtacagaagaggaggctgaacaATATAAACAAGACTTAATCAGGGAGCTGGAAATAATGAGTTCTACCTCAGATGATGATAAACCTGTTTCCAATGGATGTGATATAGGTTCACCATCTACAAATTCGTATGGGGAAGATAATCTTTGGTCACTCATGGGtgacatgaagaaaacaaaagacctGAAAGAGAGAGCAAAGTTACCAGAGGAAATGGTGCTTTCTTACTTGGAGGAAGAAGTGCTTGAGCATAACTGTGATCCTTTAACTTACTGGAACTTTAAGAAGTCATCTTGGCCAGTACTGTCAAAATTGGCTGTCAGGTTCTTGGGTTGTCCGCCAAGCATTGTTCCTTCAGAGAGACTGTTCAATACATCCAATGAAAGCAACAACTTTAGTCAGTCAAGGTTAATGATTGAACACTTTGAAAAGCTTATCTTTTTGAAAGTGAATCTTCCTTTAATATACTTCCAGTATTGA